The sequence TTGCGCATTTGTTTTCTTTGAAGAGTATTGTATAACAGttacatacttttttaataaataaccatAGAAATGCTTTttagagatattaaattattgcgtAAGAATCactgaagaatttttttatacgtgtaaaaataatcgaaaataAACACGAACGATCATATGGAGCTGTCGAAAAACGTATATTTAGaggattaataataacattcaaagtaatattgtttaataataataataatcctcGATTTTTGAGAATTAACTTCACTGTTATTCTCAACGTAAAAGTTAGTTTGAGCGTATTCTTGAGTTGGGAGTAACATTTCAGTGACACAATTTGTTACTATAAATTCGTTAATTTAAAggtaatactttatataacaaatatttcatGAAATCTATATCACAGTTGCTTCTACCTATTGCtttctattacatattttgagtataatataaatatgcgaatataatatattatttatattatatgtatgtgaGCAATGCTTCAATATGTAGCtaatattgcaatttgatATTGTAGCTATGTTTGGAACATCATCCGAATGCTCTTGGATATCATTCAATCcttgttttacatttaacaaACAACAAGAATAGAATGATAACTGAGAGCACTTCTgtgtattaaatacatattaattgaaattaaattttttaatatttgtttttttatgtactaAACACTATAAAGATGAATTTTGTGTGcgttatttaacaatttattttttactttttgaaaataaactacAACTGTAAttgataattgtatagataaccatctCTACAAATTTGCAagttgtcaaaatttaattgcaataacaGTTACTTTCACAACACAAAGTAAGCGCAGCTTTGGAGAGAACCAATTAGTATTCATTACATGCCTTTTTAAAGATAGAAGGATGTATATATTGGGGTCATAAGTGTTGTATTGTTGATcagaatttaattgtttttgttaaaaaaaagcataaaaataatttatatctacCAAAATTAGATCAATGccaatattcaaaaaaatatattagaatctTTAGAcaccaaaaaataaaactgtgtAATAGAAGATAATATAAACGTTTTGACTTTTATCAGGCTATTTACagcattatatttaaagacaatagtgaattaaatataatggcatgtttacatatatatttaaaacccttgtcatattttttaaatttatgattgttttatattaatatttaatctaattgAGCCTtggtttaataataataatgtttgtaATAGCCGACAGAAGCATTGAAGGACAATGCAACAATTGATACAAGATTACTTCTGCCAGAACCAGAATACAACACTAACTTTTTATGTAATCCTGCAAACCgtgacattatttttaacaatattaaaaggcGAAAGGGCGTCGGAGACATTGACAAAGTCCTCGAGTATTCCAACAATCCTGAAAAACAAGAGTTGTTTCTGCAAGAATTGAGCAAAATACCAAACTGCACCCACCCTGCAGTGGTTGAATATGGTAACGAGCCGAGGTTGCTGAAGGAGTGCGGCAGGAAGCCAGAATTTGTCTTCGAGCCAAAAGAATTTGGCGAACTGGCCAGCAATTTGAAAGCGATAAGAACAAACACGCTAGGTCCCATCACTGGACAAAGAAGTTACATACTTTTAGGTGATTTGGCAGAATTGGAGGAAGCATTAATTCAGTATTCACTCAAAAGATTAATGGAGCATGGATTTAAGTTGTTGACGGTACCTGACATCATCCTTACTAAGATTATCGAAAAATGCGGTTTAATAGTGGATGATGGTCGAACCTtggtatataatttaaatcctTATTATGGAGGCAACTACAGTCTGTCTGGAACTGCGGAGATGTCATTAGctagtaaattaatgaatactGTGCTTTCCTATGACATGTTGCCGATGAAGTTAGCCGCTGTCAGTCGATGCTATCGCGCAGAAGGTTCGGGTACTCTAGATGAAAGAGGAATCTATAGGTacgacagaaaaaaaaacattgttattAACATTAACTTATTAAAGTAGTTCTATCACCAAACAAaagttctaaaaaaattttctattttttaaataatattgtctaaacagtatttatttgtttttaaaagtttaaaaaatttgaaagtcagattattttgataaaaaaaattaattaaatataggtTATTAAATGCATCTCTACAGCGCCATCTCCGCACACCTCTTCTTCATTGTCACCACCAGACCACTCTATCTTCTCCTCTGCCTTCCTTCCTCACTGCTCTAATTCTTTATCACCTTTAAACTACCCTTAAACTTCAACCACCACTTTCCCTCCAATGACCGGATCTCCTTACCCTATCCACCTTCTCTCAACGCACCTCTCACTTCACCCTGACCAATCTAACATTTGGCTCTACCGAACAATCTCCGAGACTATGTTCCCACCTGTTCCCTGGCCGTCATCTTATTCCCTCctgttatttcttataatatttcatttttaatcaagaaaataaaatacttgacGTGAACTTTATGGCAATTTTAAACATGGCTTTATTGGAAATCGAAGTTTcgatatatgatataaaaaaatatacttgacgACCATTTGACCATTAAGTAATTACAGTATAGAGTTATGACATGCTATGACATGACATAATATAAACGCCAGAAAATCGAGTCAAATTAATATGAAGGactattaattgtttataaaatatatgtactaaAATAATACTGTGTGTAtctgaaaacattttatatatttctaataagatttatcaaacattaaaaacgtattttagaacctatttaaaaacatgtttaGTAAGCATCGACGAAACcttaaatgaatttttcacGACTTTGCTGACAGAAAtcatgtttatatacataattgtttttctttaaaaaacaaagaaaatgcactatttaattattaatttattgctgaTAGAAAGGATTAAGGGGATACTaaactgctctgttttatcattaatttttggacaccgaaatctttttattgattgcatggaattgaaaatccttctccaaaattaaagtacagataaTAACGTGGTGCGCTGCGATCGATTTCATAcgaaaaaacgaaagaaagttagaaaattatagttttgttatcgacttctgtagtcgactcgtgaaaacattggctgcgtataaaagttttagactttgtacgtataaaataagcatggagcgcacttggcatttcagcaaagaacaatactgtgcttttagaatgagcctaggaaccttagaaaaaaagttttcggtgtttaagaggatcctatctgttttatcgtcagaattgtataatttgttccaatgtacaactttttattgcatttacagaattaaaaattctccacaattaattctggaaaaggatttctaaatctataaaagaaatacatacaaaattttgttaataacgtgcccaaatgactctacattatcggcctcgatcaagtttgacgagcagtttagcatccccttaagacACTAAAAGTTTATGATGACATATCAGACAACCACTTTTATCTTTGAAGGCAAATTTATAAGTTCTTCTAAGgttaattataaacttattctcaaaatttgatattttttgaaattttatattatgtgaaaaaCTGCAGAAGTatcttaaatttcttaaattgatattaattcttgattatatttaaacaggGTTCATCAATTCACCAAAGTGGAGATGTTTGTTTGTTCTGAGCCAAACCAATCCGAAGAGGTGTTTCAAGATCTTCAAAAGATACAGGAGGAACTTTTCTCTTCGTTAGGATTACATTTTCGAATAATGGATATGCCATCAATTGATTTAGGTTCACCAGCTTATAGGTAATGCATtcgaacaattaaaaaattttctacaaaaataatacaagttaaataaataaaattttcaagattgTACGAATGAAAGCGCGCTGAGGGAAGTGCCGTGCTGCTCGAGCTATAGCACGGTCCACTGTGTCAAACATTGGCTGTCGGCGCTAGGGGAGAAGAAGGAAAAGCGCAGCGAAGCACGAGTAACGGcgcgcttctccttcttccctcGCCGCCGGCCAATGCTTGACACAATGGGTCGTGCTatagctcgagcggctcggcaCTTCCCTCGGCGCATGTTTTCatttgtacaatttgaaaaattaatatctctgttattattggagatatctaaaaactatggtagacttttatgttcacc is a genomic window of Monomorium pharaonis isolate MP-MQ-018 chromosome 7, ASM1337386v2, whole genome shotgun sequence containing:
- the LOC105840275 gene encoding serine--tRNA ligase, mitochondrial isoform X3 codes for the protein MRFNLQQSFKFCRLRHFWLHTLPTEALKDNATIDTRLLLPEPEYNTNFLCNPANRDIIFNNIKRRKGVGDIDKVLEYSNNPEKQELFLQELSKIPNCTHPAVVEYGNEPRLLKECGRKPEFVFEPKEFGELASNLKAIRTNTLGPITGQRSYILLGDLAELEEALIQYSLKRLMEHGFKLLTVPDIILTKIIEKCGLIVDDGRTLVYNLNPYYGGNYSLSGTAEMSLASKLMNTVLSYDMLPMKLAAVSRCYRAEGSGTLDERGIYRVHQFTKVEMFVCSEPNQSEEVFQDLQKIQEELFSSLGLHFRIMDMPSIDLGSPAYRVSYTPEKSLLFLNTSQLSNIIPPEQTFHAMKHLRTKLRQWVPWLWNNVENATWKAGCPEESCMVNCPVVVIVRIINRDVSILDIR
- the LOC105840275 gene encoding serine--tRNA ligase, mitochondrial isoform X1 — its product is MRFNLQQSFKFCRLRHFWLHTLPTEALKDNATIDTRLLLPEPEYNTNFLCNPANRDIIFNNIKRRKGVGDIDKVLEYSNNPEKQELFLQELSKIPNCTHPAVVEYGNEPRLLKECGRKPEFVFEPKEFGELASNLKAIRTNTLGPITGQRSYILLGDLAELEEALIQYSLKRLMEHGFKLLTVPDIILTKIIEKCGLIVDDGRTLVYNLNPYYGGNYSLSGTAEMSLASKLMNTVLSYDMLPMKLAAVSRCYRAEGSGTLDERGIYRVHQFTKVEMFVCSEPNQSEEVFQDLQKIQEELFSSLGLHFRIMDMPSIDLGSPAYRVSYTPEKSLLFLNTSQLSNIIPPEQTFHAMKHLRTKLRQKCDMEGWMPGRKLYGELSSCSNCTDYQSRRLNIRYKMKDGNITHVHTLNGTACAIPRMLIALCETYQTKHHRIAVPIELIPLMKGKTLIKKQSIADMRPYKYKQKLNIKQKSE
- the LOC105840275 gene encoding serine--tRNA ligase, mitochondrial isoform X4 → MRFNLQQSFKFCRLRHFWLHTLPTEALKDNATIDTRLLLPEPEYNTNFLCNPANRDIIFNNIKRRKGVGDIDKVLEYSNNPEKQELFLQELSKIPNCTHPAVVEYGNEPRLLKECGRKPEFVFEPKEFGELASNLKAIRTNTLGPITGQRSYILLGDLAELEEALIQYSLKRLMEHGFKLLTVPDIILTKIIEKCGLIVDDGRTLVYNLNPYYGGNYSLSGTAEMSLASKLMNTVLSYDMLPMKLAAVSRCYRAEGSGTLDERGIYRVHQFTKVEMFVCSEPNQSEEVFQDLQKIQEELFSSLGLHFRIMDMPSIDLGSPAYRVSYTPEKSLLFLNTSQLSNIIPPEQTFHAMKHLRTKLRQWVPWLWNNKMRHGRLDARKKVVW
- the LOC105840275 gene encoding serine--tRNA ligase, mitochondrial isoform X2: MRFNLQQSFKFCRLRHFWLHTLPTEALKDNATIDTRLLLPEPEYNTNFLCNPANRDIIFNNIKRRKGVGDIDKVLEYSNNPEKQELFLQELSKIPNCTHPAVVEYGNEPRLLKECGRKPEFVFEPKEFGELASNLKAIRTNTLGPITGQRSYILLGDLAELEEALIQYSLKRLMEHGFKLLTVPDIILTKIIEKCGLIVDDGRTLVYNLNPYYGGNYSLSGTAEMSLASKLMNTVLSYDMLPMKLAAVSRCYRAEGSGTLDERGIYRVHQFTKVEMFVCSEPNQSEEVFQDLQKIQEELFSSLGLHFRIMDMPSIDLGSPAYRKCDMEGWMPGRKLYGELSSCSNCTDYQSRRLNIRYKMKDGNITHVHTLNGTACAIPRMLIALCETYQTKHHRIAVPIELIPLMKGKTLIKKQSIADMRPYKYKQKLNIKQKSE